A portion of the Cryptomeria japonica chromosome 5, Sugi_1.0, whole genome shotgun sequence genome contains these proteins:
- the LOC131042677 gene encoding uncharacterized protein LOC131042677 produces the protein MMVHEAISKVTPSCVNLVGMKDLAVPSNTSTIMVEDVSRITPTNTDVPNVGSVRVLPPSEQVSLRSLIDSQSRILRLLPDTPENIPIRQEISEQIQLWERALLESVGPTSDEQEINDKVVDAPIGASTSTQRTTTISSVTTKGMQEVTILLTSEGNVLKDEVGLKFFHFIFHRAEQLFGNTIQIDWRKQSDAKKDKLFKDVIEAFGNLGFNKEIIVDIARKYMHSK, from the exons ATGATGGTGCATGAG GCCATCTCGAAAGTAACTCCATCTTGTGTGAATCTTGTTGGCATGAAGGATCTAGCTGTGCCCTCCAATACATCTACTATTATGGTAGAG GATGTCTCAAGGATTACTCCAACAAACACTGATGTTCCTAATGTGGGTTCAGTCAGAGTTCTCCCACCATCCGAACAAGTTTCCTTGAGGAGTCTCATAGATTCCCAATCAAGAATACTAAGGCTCCTACCAGATACTCCTGAAAATATTCCTATCAGACAAGAAATAAGTGAACAAATTCAGTTATGGGAAAGGGCATTATTGGAGAGTGTAGGGCCTACCTCAGATGAACAg GAAATAAATGACAAAGTGGTTGATGCACCTATAGGAGCATCTACCTCAACCCAAAGGACTACAACAATATCCTCAGTGACTACAAAAGGAATGCAAGAAGTTACAATCTTGCTAACCTCAGAAGGAAATGTCTTGAAGGATGAAGTGGGGTTAAAATTCTTTCACTTTATTTTTCATCGCGCTGAACAATTATTCGGCAATACCATTCAAATAGATTGGAGGAAGCAATCTGATGCTAAGAAAGACAAACTCTTTAAAGATGTCATAGAAGCATTTGGAAATCTAGGTTTCAATAAGGAAATTATTGTAGATATTGCACGAAAATACATGCACTCTAAATGA